Genomic DNA from Perca fluviatilis chromosome 12, GENO_Pfluv_1.0, whole genome shotgun sequence:
GAGAGGTATGTGCCCCAGTTCAGCTTGAAACGATAGTCCACCTGCTGACTACAGGGGCCGCCATACCTGCACAGGTCAGCAACAGCATTTATCACACAATGTCACAGTAAGGAATGCTCACTGAATTATATTGGGATGGAGTGCTAAGCAGTGCAGTTTACTTACACATCAATAAGAAGAGGATATTTTTTAGACTTCTTGAAATTTGGTGGTAACATCATTTGATACCAAAGATCTGGTGGCAAATAAGTTAGGaagttaaacaaaaagacaaatgtaTGTTTCAAATGTAAAGGTTTCTACCCATCCAATATCTGATAAATAGTATTGTTCTGTTCTAAGATGTCCTACATATAACTAAATACTTCAATACCACTCCACCAGTTAGTCCTTTTAGAAAAGTAAAACCTCATTTGAAGCTCCCGACATGATGAAATGTATCTAAATTTAAAGTCACCCCCACTCAGAAATGTGTTTTGCATATTGTTCCTTCACTTGATGTGTGACCTTCACTGTGTAGAATGATGTATGTGCAGAGACACTAGAAGActgttttcacattcatctgctgaAGGGGGAAAGTTTCTTTGTGTTCATCTGAGTTAAAGACGTGTTCGTACGAGCAGGATTTTGTGACAGACATGGTTTAGAAGCCAATCGTGGTCCAATATGAAACTTTAACGAGCGTGGTGTGGAAGCTTGAAACCTCCAGTGCACATACATTGTGAATGGACTTCACAGTTAAGTAGAAGACATTTTGTGCCCAGTAGTAACATTTGAAATTAAACATATTTGTATATtcatgcttttttcttttatgagtgtgtcaaaaaaagtcatatcaGACAGATTATTATTCAAGGGTATTATCTTGTGTATCTTCAAACATACTGTAAGGGattttaaacatgtattgtGTTGTCTCACCATATCCTGCAACCTTAAGTGTCCCATACTGCATTGTTGGCATTTGGAATTCTGACAGAATATTTTCCAGTTCCTTGTTCTCTTCAAGAACAGCGagctctgaaaaaaaaatgtaataacaacaaTTGTCATACTGGAAATGACTGATGTGCACAAAAACAGGATAAAAGCAAATATCAAAAATATTTCTACTTTCAAACACACTATAATTAATGGCAAAAGAATAATTGCAATAAATAATTCAACAATGGGCTTGGGGTTAGTAAGTATACAGACCTGCACCTGATCCCCTGTTGTCAATGAGTGTGTAGTGGGGCAGCCCAGGtcctggaaaaaaataaataaatagaaaatgcaGAAACTATTGGATTATACATCAAGTCTTCTGTACGACTTTAGTATTCACAGATGCTCCCCACCACATATAACCCCCAACACATCAACCCTGAATGAGTTATTGCTTAAGAGAAAATGTGAATGGGTAACTAACCGTAGCAATCCATTCGGTAGTAAGAGGCGTCAAAGCTGAAGTAAGCAGAGTTGTACTGACACCTGTCCTTACGCAAGCCACAGGTGAGACACTGAGGAGCAGAAGGGCTGCTTCCAATCAGAATCCTGATAAACAAACAACTTACGTAAGTTATGTCATTCAGTTCATGCCAGCTCATCCTAATTTAGTGTGCTCTTGCATATTAATCCCAATTATATTTGGCTAATGTGTCTGCTGGTCTTCCTGGGCTCGAAGAATCCAACACACAGATTAAAAGAAATTCCGTACTTGTAAAGCTCTCTCTTCCCGGGTATTCCTTGGTACTCATTACTCACAAAATAGCTGTCGAAAAGAGATTTACACAAGTCATGTTTACACGCATTTACTTTCTAACATTCTTTATTATGTGGTTTTGCCAGAGATGTACGTCATCATCACTCACATGGAATCTTTTGTTAATTTGGATATGTAAATGACTTCCCACTTCCCAGATGTAATAGGTGTTGCTTTGCCCTTCACAAAATAGGTGAAACACTCAACATCAAAGGCATGATGGAAGCTAACTGTGCAGTACATTTTGCATTGATATAATTGAAAGAATACTTACATCTTTCACATAATGAATATGCTTGTAGCCCTGAGTGTCACTCATCACTTTGTAGAAACTGAGTTTATCATCAGCAAAGAAAAGAGGTAAGGGCACGTACTAAAAAAAAGGTGATGTTTTATAGTCATACACCAAATCAAACAAATAATTAACAATCAATGGTGGCAGACCTTTTGGAAACTTACGTGGCCGACCCATCCTGTCTTGCTTGTTTGCTCAAATTTCTATAGAGAGCAGAGGCATTTATTGCAGTTAATTAGCATTTTCTTACATGACCATGAAGTCAACACATTGGTCGTGATCGAGAGAAGCAGAGACGCTGACAGCTACCTGTTTTTCTTGCCAGCTGCTTCCATCAAAGTCATAGATCTGTACAACCACGTAATTCTGTTTCCTTGTGACCCACTGCACAGCGACGCGTTCGTCTGTAACCCAGGTCACTGAGCACAACATGTGATCGCTGAGCAAAGGCAACAGAAAGTGACAAGGTAAGGAAGACCATGAGGATATTGCATTTGCCTCTGTTTTCAATGCAGTTTGATTCAAGTGATGCTATGAACTGAAGAATATACAGACCCAGAAGCAACAGAAGCGGGGGCAACCACCTGTGTGGGGCGCGATGGATCTGTGGTATCAACCACAAACAGTTTCACCTTGGTAAGGGGAGATCCAGCCTGCACCAAATACAATCAAATGTAACATTCTTGATAAATAATGAGAGTGTATATAATGTGTgctattaaaatatatattgaaAATCAGGACAGACAATGAAAATCCCACCTTTGGGTACGGAACAGCCACTGTTTGAGGATACTGCTCGGTTCCATACCATGAGAACTCCACTTTGTGAACATCTGTATCATTAAACTCTGCATAAGCCAAGAATTTTCCAGTTGATGACCACCATATTGCCCTGTTTGATCCAAACACTTCCTCTGAAATTGTTGggagaattaaaaaaatctgtaacCATCTTCCATATAGAGACACATATATCTGAAAAAAGTAAACGTTACATACCCTCATATACCCAGTCAGGGACACCATTAAGGATCTCATTCTTTTTACCATTGTGGGTCACTTGTACAGCTTCAGCAGTGACGTTGGACTTGAAGAAAACGTTAAAGTCTGAAACGTAAGcctgcaaaacaaaaaaggtaGTTAGTGGTGGTAGCATTAGATCATTATAGATTTAGTACAAGTTTTAGTACACTTTCTACCACAGTCTCACAGGAGCTGATATTTATTTTGGAGTCCCATGTTGCCTCACATACCAAGGCAGCATTTAAGGCAGCTTATTTTAAAGCCAGTGATGTTAAAGCAGCAGTAATATTGTATAAGACAAGGCTACATGATAACATGGAGTCAACTTAcatatttgtttccttttggggCGAAGGCAAAGTACTGCACAACCGTTGGAAAGTTCACAGGCATAAGAAATGTTCTGGAAAGAAGTATGAAAATAATTGATGGTGACACCAAGTAAATCACTGCCTATTGGTCTGATGGGTTTGTCCATATAATGATAAATGATGTATTGTATCGTCGTAAAACACAGCAACTTACGAACGGTCCCTGTCATAGATGGAGTAAGAGGCTGTGAATGAATGTCTCCATTTCTGTCGGAGCACAAAACTTGTTTTCAAACTTTTCTTATCAGCTTTTTTTATGATCAAACGTGACATTTACAGCAAACATCTTGTAAAGTTGAACTATTCTAAGTGGGAAACATTCACTGGGAGTTGCAGTTTCTCACCTTTGTGAAATTGCTTTCAAAAGCGATGTATTTATAATCACCTGACAACATGTAATCTGTGGCATCCACTTGAGCCTACAATGAAAACGATTATggaaaaatgtatataaaataagttattatttaGTAATAACATTGTTTATTGTTacaaaatgttcaaatttgaaatgtatatgtatattacaAAGGTTGAATTGCTCAAATATAGTGACTCCTCATTTGTTTCAGCATTGTGGAGGAAGACATTCCCATCTCTTGTTTTATGCAGATACTCCTTGTCTGCagatataaaacacaataaatatgCTTGTGAGAGATTTGTACACAACATCCATATATTATCTTGCCCAGAAGAACAAACTGTATAATAGAAGTGATTTGACCAGAGGTGATACCTGATATCCAATACAAATTGTAGGATTTCCACCTAATGGTGTTGTTGAAGTAATCTTCGAGGGTAAAAGGCCTTTTGGCACGATCAGATTCTGAAATTATGAACATGCTGCATTAGTGCTTAGAAATCAAGTGGAGGAAGAAGTATTCAAAATGATTactgcttgttttttttatatgtatccTACAGTATGTAAAGCGTCTTTGAAAAGCGTTATATAAGTCTGATGAAATATTATTATTCAGatcttctacttaagtaaaagtagcaatattgcagtaaagtaaaagtaagtaaaagtaaaagtaagtaaaagtcttgcatTCAAAATCATACtcgagtaaaagtacaaaagtattagcatcaaaatatacttaaaataCCATAAGTAAAATTTCTCTTAATGCACAATGGCCCTTTTTAGAAGATTGGATAATCTGTGATGCACTGtgtgcagctggtaaaggtgggcTAATTTCAATTGCTTTATATACTGCTGGATAGCTTTACTGTACATAgcataaaatagaaatacttaagtacaagcaTGGCAAAATTGAagcctacttaagtacagtgttTTAATAAATGTACTTATATATTCCACCTAAATTTAGCTAATAATGAGAAATGAAAACATTCCTACATCTGTTCGTCACAAGGTGGcgctctaacttccagcagcaTGCTGTTACACTGATAATCCACATAAGAGCCACTTATAAATCATATCACCATTGCCTGTTTGTTCACATGTTTGTTACTGAAACAAGGCAATCGGATAAATAGGAAATACACATATTCAGACAGCAAaacaaaacttgaaaaaaaatgaatgaatcaaGCGCAAACAAATACGTGATTTggcgccacaaaaaaaaacacacacacacacacacacacacacacacacacacacacacacacacacacacacacacacacacacacacacacacacacacacaaataaaaagcaCAGACAGGACTGAGCTTGAACTTACTGCTGAAATAAACTGCTGGGATCGTTATTAACGTGATGACGACAGCCGCCCCTATCACCCCCCACAGCACCTTGCTGCAGCCCTGTGAAAGGTGACACAAAAGTTGCAAAAACATCCTCTTCTTGAAGTCAAACACTGGCTGACGCTGCAGGTTCTCGTTTTGTAGTAAATGTATCCCAAACAGTGAGCTGCACATTGTCCACAGTAAGTCATTTACTTTTACTAATGTTTAGTTGTAGCCTATTGGTATTGTAGGCTACATCATTTTCTCACTATTTAAACTGATGAATCGATTAGGCTACTGACCATGATGCAGAAGAAGTCGCCGTGAAGCTCTCAGTCTTCAATATTAATAATCCTTGAAGGTCGATGATGTGAAGTTTAAAGTGACTTCTTGGACAAGCAGCCTGGTTAACATACTCTTACAGCAACAAACTCGTAACAATAGCTTGAAACTAAAGTTGACAACATGAGAAAACTGAGCTACGTCCTACTTTTAGTTGAAACTAGGCTTCTCACACTTCCCGCTGCATTCCTGAGGAGTCCGACAGCAGACAGAGATGCCTCCCTGAAGTCTGCAGCCTGCACAACTTTCCAAGAGCCCACAACTTGATGGTATTTAGGAAGTGGCTTTTTCACCGAGAGCGCAAGTCATTCCCTCAACAAATGTGAGAAAGCAGCTAGAGCTAGACATATTTTCCAGTTGTGAAAATAACCACAATAATAGTGTTGGGCAAGTGATTATCTTGGGGAAGTTTTTATTAGAATGTGGTTTAATTATTAAGAACATATatccaatttaaaaataaataaaagtattacTTAAGCCAGATAGTAGACACACTTTTATTACTTAAAGATCCATACAACATGTTTGTGCATGCCCGGACAATCAGATCACACAGGTTTCTATTTGCAATTGCGGAAacaattctttaaaaaatagtTCTAAAAATAGCAGCTGTGACTGGCTCAACAGTTGGATTTATTGTAATGGAAACTCACCAGCACCTGTTTGTTTGCATTCGTGTTGACAGGTGGGCTCTGCTGGGCTATCACAGGCTCAGTGGC
This window encodes:
- the LOC120570068 gene encoding dipeptidyl peptidase 4, whose protein sequence is MGCSKVLWGVIGAAVVITLITIPAVYFSKSDRAKRPFTLEDYFNNTIRWKSYNLYWISDKEYLHKTRDGNVFLHNAETNEESLYLSNSTFAQVDATDYMLSGDYKYIAFESNFTKKWRHSFTASYSIYDRDRSTFLMPVNFPTVVQYFAFAPKGNKYAYVSDFNVFFKSNVTAEAVQVTHNGKKNEILNGVPDWVYEEEVFGSNRAIWWSSTGKFLAYAEFNDTDVHKVEFSWYGTEQYPQTVAVPYPKAGSPLTKVKLFVVDTTDPSRPTQVVAPASVASGDHMLCSVTWVTDERVAVQWVTRKQNYVVVQIYDFDGSSWQEKQKFEQTSKTGWVGHYVPLPLFFADDKLSFYKVMSDTQGYKHIHYVKDGKATPITSGKWEVIYISKLTKDSIYFVSNEYQGIPGKRELYKILIGSSPSAPQCLTCGLRKDRCQYNSAYFSFDASYYRMDCYGPGLPHYTLIDNRGSGAELAVLEENKELENILSEFQMPTMQYGTLKVAGYDLWYQMMLPPNFKKSKKYPLLIDVYGGPCSQQVDYRFKLNWGTYLSSSHGIIIASFDGRGSGYQGDEIMHAIYRRLGTFEVEDQITAVRKFIDMGFIDKDRIAIWGWSYGGYVTSMALGAGTGLFKCGIAVAPVAKWEYYDAVYTERYMGKPTENSDSYNNSTVTARAKNFKTVDYLLVHGTADDTICTDACHSFQWYTDRDHSLRGSAFRHTYTLMSHFLQKCLLNPK